From the Plasmodium vivax chromosome 5, whole genome shotgun sequence genome, one window contains:
- a CDS encoding phosphatidylglycerophosphate synthase, putative (encoded by transcript PVX_089355A), with amino-acid sequence MTLTFTIREPKARVLFSPTEFFETLKSMFRSSKNRIVISCLYIGIGELEKELIVSIKNNKHIKNLRVDILLDKQRGTRPEGNQNESSVSMLSELFSYAGNINISLFHNPLLGAVLYNIMPHRANEAIGVMHMKVFIGDDRLILSGANLSDSYLRNRQDRYILIENKLLADSVHKIVNSIQNMSFSVNVDSSVHWGSDLINPLVDAHTFREQYYRRIQFVLGHIREDILRHTQGRGESQTQDGHSSGCRLRGCNSPDGCPSASEREDFFSPLFVKSESILTVELALQSGFAEPPIYDESSMLENMLENVKKYDQSLIISSGYLNFPENLLKLFRNIYDNVCFKKGKIRFITAAPAANSFFKSKGISYYIPLGYTVSAHMCVEFITKNIVSIFNNLNRTDPLKKKEKACTNIYLEYHKPSWTFHSKGMWLIDDSFERGAVGRISGNGEGSGNGEGSGNGEGSGNGEGSGNGEGSGNGEGSGNGEGSGNGDGTTPGEDPHAGRNPQVENVPSGVCTSQNYEQSEKKKKKFPFGIASSPRLFSSDRNCLNGSANLEGKKKKNVCANILKSEEMGHNQHGGDNQHSGDNQHGDDNQLDANNASAQTQNLGDLPWGTVIGSSNYGYRATYRDLEMSFVIKTNDENLKRQFQKELNIIYESSNFVHMNELNLRYPRWLRLVFRYLVRWLL; translated from the coding sequence ATGACGCTAACGTTCACGATCCGAGAACCCAAGGCGCGGGTCCTGTTCTCGCCCACGGAGTTCTTCGAGACCCTGAAGAGCATGTTCAGGAGCTCCAAAAACAGAATCGTTATTAGCTGCCTCTACATAGGCATCGGCGAGTTGGAGAAGGAGTTAATAGTAAGCATAAAGAATAACAAGCACATCAAAAATTTAAGAGTAGATATCTTGTTGGATAAGCAAAGAGGTACAAGACCAGAAGGGAATCAAAACGAATCCTCCGTCAGTATGCTCTCCGAACTGTTCAGCTATGCAGGAAACATAAACATTAGCTTGTTTCATAACCCCCTACTAGGAGCAGTgctatataatattatgccCCATAGAGCTAATGAAGCCATTGGAGTTATGCATATGAAGGTGTTTATTGGAGATGACCGTTTGATTTTGTCCGGGGCCAACTTAAGTGATAGCTACCTTCGGAACAGACAAGACAGATACATTTtgattgaaaataaattgttaGCTGACTctgttcataaaattgtGAATTCCATTCAGAACATGTCGTTCAGCGTGAATGTCGATTCGAGTGTCCACTGGGGAAGTGACTTGATCAACCCACTTGTCGACGCGCACACCTTCCGTGAGCAGTACTACAGGCGGATACAATTCGTGCTGGGCCACATCAGGGAGGACATTTTGCGGCATAcccaggggaggggggaaagccaAACACAGGATGGCCACTCAAGTGGATGCCGCTTACGTGGATGCAACTCTCCGGACGGCTGCCCCTCTGCAAGCGAGCGGGAAgacttcttctcccccctgttCGTCAAGAGCGAAAGTATCCTGACCGTGGAGCTGGCGCTGCAGAGCGGCTTCGCCGAACCCCCTATATACGACGAAAGCAGCATGCTGGAAAACATGCTCGAGAATGTAAAGAAATATGACCAGAGTTTAATTATATCATCAGGGTATTTGAACTTCCCAGaaaatcttttaaaattgttcagaaatatatatgacaACGTGTgctttaaaaagggaaaaatacgCTTCATCACAGCGGCCCCCGCAGCTAACAGCTTTTTTAAGTCCAAAGGAATTTCCTACTACATACCCCTTGGCTACACAGTCAGCGCGCACATGTGCGTTGAATTCATCACCAAAAATATTGTAagcatttttaacaatttaaatCGAACAGACcctttgaagaaaaaggaaaaggcatgcacaaatatttatttagaaTATCACAAGCCGTCCTGGACCTTCCACTCCAAGGGGATGTGGCTGATTGATGATTCCTTCGAGAGGGGGGCAGTTGGCAGGATTAGCGGCAACGGCGAGGGCAGCGGCAATGGCGAGGGCAGCGGCAATGGCGAGGGCAGCGGCAATGGCGAGGGCAGCGGCAATGGCGAGGGCAGCGGCAATGGCGAGGGCAGCGGCAATGGCGAGGGCAGCGGCAACGGTGACGGCACCACCCCTGGGGAAGATCCCCATGCAGGCAGAAACCCCCAAGTGGAAAATGTTCCAAGTGGTGTGTGCACTAgccaaaattatgaacagtcagaaaaaaaaaaaaaaaaattcccttttgGGATAGCTAGCTCTCCCCGTTTGTTCAGTAGCGATCGAaattgcctgaacgggtcagctaatttggagggaaaaaaaaaaaaaaatgtgtgtgcaaatattttaaagagTGAAGAAATGGGCCATAATCAACACGGTGGAGATAATCAACACAGTGGCGATAATCAACACGGTGATGATAACCAGCTTGATGCCAATAACGCCTCCGCACAGACCCAAAACCTGGGCGACCTACCCTGGGGAACGGTGATTGGAAGCTCCAACTACGGCTACCGAGCAACGTACAGAGACTTGGAGATGAGCTTTGTGATCAAAACAAACGATGAAAATTTGAAGCGCCAGTTCCAGAAGGAGCTGAACATCATTTACGAGTCCTCCAATTTTGTCCACATGAACGAGTTGAATTTGAGGTACCCCCGCTGGCTGCGACTGGTGTTCCGGTACCTCGTGCGGTGGTTGCTGTGA